One Rouxiella sp. S1S-2 genomic window, ACCCCCGTTCCGCTCTTGCAGCGTAAACTTACCCCCGTCAGAGTCAATAATTGTCCAAAGGTAAGATGCCGCATTCAGACTCTGAGAGCCATCTAAATCATAGCCTCTGCTAGCCGCATTTTCTGTCACGGTAAAGTCAGCAGGTGCCACAGCAACCGGTGCATCCGTTGCTTTTTCAACGGTCAAGACCGCAGACTGATTTTTATCGCGAAGGAAAATACCATTACCCCGTAAATTCGCAGGATCAAAGGTAACAATGCCACCGCCATCTTGCTTACCAATCAGAACGATATTGGAATGGTTGGTGTTAATGTCGTAAGCCAGCTCAGAAATCCACTGATCGTTGACGTTAGCACTGGTGATCTTTTTCCTGATATCAACCAGATTACTGCCTTTAATGCCTCCCATTGTACGGAAGTGAACATAGTTACCGACTGCGGGTTTATGGTTCTGGGCAAACTTGCTGAATTCAAACCAATCGGTACCTTCTTCTTCACCTATCTCCGGATCCTCTATCACCGGGGGTTGCTCACCGCCATTCCTATCAATAATCACATCGCTACAGCCATAGAAACCTTCACCGGCAGCATCCTGACGCTGCCAGCGGGTAAATATAACAGCCCGGCCGCTTCGGTCTTCCGGGATACTGATTTTATAATCCTCATATTTGTTATATCTCTGCCCCGTTATTGAGCTAACCGATTTGGAGGAAACCACCGTATCCAGTAGTTCAATGTCATCCCAGCCTAATGCTTTCTCAGCAGGATTGAACCCTTTTTTACTGATGTAGAATTCAATCCATGAAACGTTGTGTGGCTGAGTATAGCCATAACGCATCGTGACCTGACCGTTGTTATTCGGTGTGATCGTTGTGGTCCTCCACTCTGCGCTAGGCTGACTGAATCCAGATCCTTTAGACGTGCCGGAGCAAATAAGATGGCTAGGGATAACCTTTCTGGCCTCTGCTGCACTGTGATTGCCGTAAACAAAACCCGTCAGCTCTTGCCATGTGTAAATTGATTGTCCAGCGTCATTACTGTCTGCTGAGGCTTTATTACAGTTGGCCGCCATACCTGATTCTATGCAGGCAACCTGGCGTGCTGGCGGACTGACTAATGCTCCGTGACCAAAGGCTGTAGGTGCAACTCCCGCACAAAAGCTACCGATGACTAGAGATAATAAAGTTCGATTTTTTAGATTCATCATTTTGATCCATTTATAGTAAAAATTCATCCTTGCGAAACAGAGTAGAAACTCGACCTCTTTCTCTTGAGTAATTATTTTTGGTAATATTTAGAAATAATAAGAAATAATAAGAAATAAAATGGCGGGAAAATAGCCCTTTAGAATCAGACTTATGGATTCGTTATGGAGAAAAATCTCGATGTGAGTTGCGCAGGTAGCGATTACGGTGGGCTGAAATGTGCGGATTATCGAAAATAGTGAGAGGATAACCCCTGCCTAGGCACTGCCAGGCAAGGGCTTTGAGTGCTTATGAGAAGAATTTCGCCAATACTAACAAACCAATCGAAACATTAATCGCGCCACCAATTCGAGTCGCAATCTGTGCAAACGGCATTAACGTCATACGGTTACCCGAGGTCAGGATGGCTACATCACCCGTACCGCCCTGCCCGCTTTGGCAGCAGGAAACAATCGCCACATCTATCGGGTGCATACCGATTTTTTTGCCGACGATAAAGCCGGTCCCCACCAGTGCACAAACGGTTGAGACAATCACCACCAGATTTTGAATCGTGAAGGCATCCATCAGCTCCTGCCAAGGCGTAATAGCCACGCCCACGGCAAACAGAATCGGATAAGTCACTGCGGTGCGGAAAAACTTATAGACCGCCATGGAACCGTGCTGAATGGTCGGTGAAACACCGTGCACCAGCTTCACCGCTACCGCAGCAAACAGCATGCCGACGGGTGCAGGCAGGCCAATCAGCCGCTGTCCCAACATGCCGACCATATACAGCAAAATAGCCAGCAGCGCACCGCAAGCCAGAGCGTTGATGCCAGGCGTGCCTTCAAATTCGTCGTTGCCGTTAGCGATAGCGCCCTTCTTGGCGGGCATCAGCGAGCCTTCACCGGTCAAATGCGGGTAGCGTTTCCCTAGCTGATTAAGGATCCCGGCCAGCACGATGGCGGTCAGTCCGCCAAGCATCACGATAGGCAAGATTTTACCCAACGCCACGCCCTGCTCCATATGCAAGATTGCCGCATAGCCCATCGACAGCGGGATCGCCCCTTCTCCGACGCCACCGGCCATGATCGGCAGGATCAGGAAGAAGAAGATTTGGAACGGCGGCAGCCCCATAGTCATACCCACCGCCATCCCCACCAGCATGCCAACGATTTCACCGCACAGCATCGGCACGAAAATACGCAGGAAACCTTGGATCAGCGCCTGACGGTTCATGCTCATGATGCTGCCGACGATAATGCAGCAGATATAAAGGTAGAGAATGTTGGTCGACTTGTAGAACTTAGTGGTTGATTCAACGACTACGTCGGGCAACAGTCCGTAATGCACCATCGCCGAGGGGATAAAGGTGGCACAAATTGCCGCCGCGCCGAGTTTCCCTAACAGCGGCAATCTTTTGCCAAACTCGCCGCAAGCAAAGCCGAAAAAGGCCAGCGTAGCCACCATGACCACAATGTCGCTGGGCAGTTTACCACTCAGGCAGTCAAGCAGAATCAGAACGCCGGCCAGAACAAAGAAGGGCAGCGGAATAATGCCGACCTTGTAATTATCCAGTACGCGCCACCATTTGTCGCGTAGGGCAGTTTTAGCCGCGGTATGACGGGCAGCGGCGAGCTCCTTTGCCACAGGATCTTTTTCTTTTACGACAATGTAAGAATCATCGGTTGTGCTCATGGCCATGACCTCTTTCTTATTTCTTGTTGGTATTAGGAAAGAGAATAGAAATCGTGGGGGCATCGGGCTGTGACAGTACTCAAATTAAAACCGCAGTGTTAAAGGTTATAATGGTTTTTATGGAGTTAATGTTAATAATCATATAATTTTTAGTGTTTTTTTAGTAAAACCGAGAATTGCCCCTTCAAAAAGTCAGGTCTGGTGCATGAGAGTGAAACTGAGTTTCCAAATAAAATTATTTCTCTGCCTGGTGGCTTTTTCCTGCTTGCTGTTGGTGCTGCTCGGCACTTTTGTGTTCCATATTGTCGATAAGCAAATGCACCGTGATTTAGGCAATCGCGCCAAAGTTCAGGCCAGCGAGATTGCGCTGATCCCCGAATTATCGACACGGGTTGCCGCACACGACACCGTCGGTATCGCCCGATTGATGGACCCGCTAAGCCAGCACAGCGATGCCAGCTATATAGTGATTGGCGATAAACATGAGATTCACCTTTATCATTCCAGTCAGCCGCAAAGCGTTAATCATCCGATGGTCGGCGGTGATAACGGTGAAGTGTTGGCCGGTAAAACCATTATTTCGATTCGTCAGGGTGGAATTGGTGTTTCGCTGCGCAGCAAAGCGCCGATTCTGGATGCCCATCATCAGGTGATTGGCATTGTGTCCGTGGGGTATCTTACCTCGTACATTGATGAAATTACGTTAAAACAGCTGGCTCAGGCGCTGTTTTTTGGCGGTCTGCTACTGCTGGCGCTGTTTGGCTTCTCATGGCTGTTTAGCAAGAATCTTAAGAAGCAGATGTTTTGGCTCGAACCCCGCGAGATAGCGATGCTGGTGCGTCAGCAGAAAGCACTGATGGAGGCCATTTATGAGGGGGTGATCGCCATTGACGATCGTCTGCATATTTTGACCATCAATCGTGCGGCGCGCGAGCTGTTGGGCTTAACGCTGCCGGAACAGCAACTCATTGGGCAGAACCTCACGGACGTTATCGCTACGCCGGATGACTTTTTTATCTCCGACAAGCGTTTGGGTGAACGCCACGACGAGATTGCGCTCTTTAATCAGCGGCAGGTTATCGTCAACCGCGTGCCGATTGAGCTTCCTGCACCGGCGCTGCACGGCTGGGTGTTCAGTTTTCGAGATAAAAACGACATTAATACCCTGAGCAGCCAACTAAGTCAGGTGACACGCTACGCCGACAATCTGCGCATTATGCGCCACGAGCAGCTCAACTGGACCGCCACGCTGGCCGGAATGCTGCAAATGCAGCGCTATGACGAGGCGCTGAAATACATTCAGGCGCAGTCGGCGGACGCTCAGGCGGTGCTGGACTTTGTTTCGCAGCGTTTTCAGTCACCTGCGCTGTGCGGCCTGCTACTGGGTAAATACGTCAGCGCCAAAGAAAAAGGCATTGAGTTGAGTTTTGACCCTGCCTGTGGGGTAAGCCAAATTCCCCCTGCGCTCAGTGAAAATGAGCTGATGTCGATAGTCGGTAACCTCTTGGATAACGCGGTGGAGGCCACGCTTAAAGTTGATGCGCCGCACGTGCCGGTCGAACTCTATTTGACCCAAAGCAAAGACCAGCTGATTATTGAAGTTGCCGACCGGGGAGCAGGAATTGACGCCGATCTGCGTCCGCAGCTGTTTGAACAAGGGGTCAGCAGCAAGGCTGTTAGCCATTCTGAGCACACCGGCAGCGAACATGGCATCGGCCTTTATGTGGTAGCAAGTTATGTCCGTCAGGCGCAGGGGATGATTGAAATCTCGGACAATCGCCCACGCGGCACCGTATTTTCGGTGTTTATCCCCTATTTAGCCGAGCAGTCGCCGTTGACTCCCCGGGCCCAGCAAGATGACTCTCTACTGTGAATAACGATTATGAATAACTACAGCGCCATGGACGTGCTGATCGTCGAGGATGAAAGTCATCTCGCCCTTCTGCATCGTGAATTCATCGAGCAAAACTTTAGCCTGCG contains:
- a CDS encoding lytic polysaccharide monooxygenase, with the translated sequence MMNLKNRTLLSLVIGSFCAGVAPTAFGHGALVSPPARQVACIESGMAANCNKASADSNDAGQSIYTWQELTGFVYGNHSAAEARKVIPSHLICSGTSKGSGFSQPSAEWRTTTITPNNNGQVTMRYGYTQPHNVSWIEFYISKKGFNPAEKALGWDDIELLDTVVSSKSVSSITGQRYNKYEDYKISIPEDRSGRAVIFTRWQRQDAAGEGFYGCSDVIIDRNGGEQPPVIEDPEIGEEEGTDWFEFSKFAQNHKPAVGNYVHFRTMGGIKGSNLVDIRKKITSANVNDQWISELAYDINTNHSNIVLIGKQDGGGIVTFDPANLRGNGIFLRDKNQSAVLTVEKATDAPVAVAPADFTVTENAASRGYDLDGSQSLNAASYLWTIIDSDGGKFTLQERNGGSWVSQVKQAKARALIKPNTHGKAVYQLTVTGKDGSKDVKRVTVTVKTNGAVTPPTPPTPPTPPTPPVGDFPAWDQGKTYVTGDKVSLNNVNYIAKNWTRSKPGVGSDWTFADASVVTEWSSSMTYTNGNLVTYGGKTWKAAYWSVGNTPGQHAVWVAQ
- a CDS encoding 2-hydroxycarboxylate transporter family protein, translating into MSTTDDSYIVVKEKDPVAKELAAARHTAAKTALRDKWWRVLDNYKVGIIPLPFFVLAGVLILLDCLSGKLPSDIVVMVATLAFFGFACGEFGKRLPLLGKLGAAAICATFIPSAMVHYGLLPDVVVESTTKFYKSTNILYLYICCIIVGSIMSMNRQALIQGFLRIFVPMLCGEIVGMLVGMAVGMTMGLPPFQIFFFLILPIMAGGVGEGAIPLSMGYAAILHMEQGVALGKILPIVMLGGLTAIVLAGILNQLGKRYPHLTGEGSLMPAKKGAIANGNDEFEGTPGINALACGALLAILLYMVGMLGQRLIGLPAPVGMLFAAVAVKLVHGVSPTIQHGSMAVYKFFRTAVTYPILFAVGVAITPWQELMDAFTIQNLVVIVSTVCALVGTGFIVGKKIGMHPIDVAIVSCCQSGQGGTGDVAILTSGNRMTLMPFAQIATRIGGAINVSIGLLVLAKFFS
- a CDS encoding sensor histidine kinase, producing the protein MRVKLSFQIKLFLCLVAFSCLLLVLLGTFVFHIVDKQMHRDLGNRAKVQASEIALIPELSTRVAAHDTVGIARLMDPLSQHSDASYIVIGDKHEIHLYHSSQPQSVNHPMVGGDNGEVLAGKTIISIRQGGIGVSLRSKAPILDAHHQVIGIVSVGYLTSYIDEITLKQLAQALFFGGLLLLALFGFSWLFSKNLKKQMFWLEPREIAMLVRQQKALMEAIYEGVIAIDDRLHILTINRAARELLGLTLPEQQLIGQNLTDVIATPDDFFISDKRLGERHDEIALFNQRQVIVNRVPIELPAPALHGWVFSFRDKNDINTLSSQLSQVTRYADNLRIMRHEQLNWTATLAGMLQMQRYDEALKYIQAQSADAQAVLDFVSQRFQSPALCGLLLGKYVSAKEKGIELSFDPACGVSQIPPALSENELMSIVGNLLDNAVEATLKVDAPHVPVELYLTQSKDQLIIEVADRGAGIDADLRPQLFEQGVSSKAVSHSEHTGSEHGIGLYVVASYVRQAQGMIEISDNRPRGTVFSVFIPYLAEQSPLTPRAQQDDSLL